In Argiope bruennichi chromosome X1, qqArgBrue1.1, whole genome shotgun sequence, a single window of DNA contains:
- the LOC129958685 gene encoding uncharacterized protein LOC129958685, which produces MAFTVAFALLLLPFSAVEGTFGVQIFGPHFSPFGISQSNGWIGLKSFPSHSESSETLNSEYSHALYPIGKHQYLRIPVKGGLKVVPAPKNLDLFKGTHDYLKHVPLVKKPPLTSFGGYHFQDSSYLAKNSERPLISVPGTGNSIILIHGHPLNHHAQLHTASYLDDISLSGIHSYKPIKTVKSILESYPHSKSHPVLKLKDKYGSSLISSDHKGHSYPSLVYKTPHVEDSGSKHELPHSQHHSIGDSLLYKHKSDVAHSLIPSHHSGVGHELTHVHHSDIEHDSLHDHHSDTEEFLHDHHSDIEHDLSHEHHSDIEHDLSHEHQSEITHDVHDHHSDIRHSLSHGHHSDIAHDVHDHHSDIAHEVHDHHSDIAHDVHDHHSDVTHHVHGHHSNIAHDVHDHHSIAHDVHDHHSDIAHDIHDHHADIEHDVHDHHSDTGHDLSHEHHSDIGHDLSHEHHSDIAHDVQDRHSDIEHDVHDRHSDIEHDLSHNYHSDIEHSHHSFHDSDHSNIHDDDEDDEEEDVEEHGLDIDEEHDVSSHAEEEHNTYAKKIRDYKLLRLAKKILKPIAKTEEKIEEKPTEEETDKNSKKKFPPSKYFKNYHKIVKQEKIEDIEEKVMESMKEKIMEKMKEEIMKNMKEEMVENLSKKMMEKMKEEMIGGIGEKLEEIDEETEEMDEKIEEINDNLDHVPIPRRPNIKFANPSYIPRETETGKYHKREDTYKIFHKIHHKSPIIEREDIRKLYDKYHVHRQTNLEESHPSHPYIPKILSHEVVKYSGGRHPVRPVHKYVEQTYYTTEQPQKAEDVEKEHKYFHEIPVKVEQQEQLQEEDYKPKFPIKTKSDSFGNTQSHSYRESQRSKHVRYEYKPKISLPRGRSKIYRNYEQPRTSSYAVEIQHSRRHGNAKKDATENYRLTPKKTEVDRHERQQKENDEEDFDYLESQLSFTEESLAGKKFGDKLRKE; this is translated from the exons ATGGCCTTTACG gtGGCATTCGCTCTTTTACTCCTGCCATTCTCTGCAGTTGAAGGCACATTTGGAGTGCAAATTTTTGGACCACACTTTTCTCCATTTGGAATATCTCAAAGTAATGGCTGGATAGGATTGAAAAGTTTCCCATCTCATAGTGAATCTTCTGAAACGTTGAATTCTGAGTATAGCCATGCCTTATACCCTATAGGTAAACATCAATACTTAAGAATACCTGTAAAAGGTGGCCTTAAAGTTGTACCAGCTCCAAAGAATTTAGATTTGTTCAAAGGAACTCATGATTATTTGAAACATGTTCCCTTAGTGAAAAAGCCACCTCTGACATCTTTCGGAGGTTATCATTTTCAAGATTCTTCGTATCTTGCGAAAAATTCTGAGAGACCATTAATATCAGTACCTGGAACAggaaattctattatattaatcCATGGGCATCCTCTTAACCACCATGCTCAGTTACACACTGCAAGCTATTTAGATGACATTTCTCTATCTGGAATTCATAGTTACAAACCtataaaaactgttaaaagtaTTCTTGAAAGTTATCCCCATTCCAAATCTCAccctgttttaaaattaaaagacaaatatgGAAGTTCATTAATTTCGTCCGATCATAAAGGTCACAGCTATCCTTCCCTTGTTTACAAAACACCTCATGTCGAGGATTCTGGTAGTAAGCACGAATTACCACATAGCCAGCATCATAGTATTGGAGATAGTTTACTGTATAAGCATAAATCTGATGTTGCTCATAGTTTAATTCCCAGTCATCATTCTGGCGTCGGACATGAATTAACCCATGTTCATCACTCTGATATAGAACATGATTCATTACATGATCATCATTCTGATACTGAAGAATTTTTACACGATCACCATTCTGATATTGAACATGATTTATCACACGAACACCATTCTGATATTGAACATGATTTATCACACGAACACCAGTCTGAAATTACACATGACGTGCACGATCATCATTCTGACATTAGACATAGTTTATCGCATGGACACCATTCTGATATTGCACATGATGTACATGATCATCATTCTGATATTGCACATGAAGTGCATGATCACCATTCTGATATTGCGCATGATGTACATGATCATCATTCTGATGTTACACATCATGTGCATGGTCATCATTCTAATATTGCACATGATGTGCATGATCATCATTCTATTGCACATGATGTGCATGACCATCATTCTGATATTGCACATGATATACATGACCATCATGCTGATATTGAACATGATGTACACGATCACCATTCTGATACTGGACATGATTTATCACACGAACACCATTCTGATATTGGACATGATTTATCACACGAACACCATTCTGATATTGCGCATGATGTGCAAGATCGCCATTCTGATATAGAGCATGATGTGCACGATCGCCATTCTGATATAGAGCATGATTTATCACATAACTATCATTCTGATATTGAACATAGTCACCATTCTTTTCATGACTCAGATCATTCAAATATACATGATGATGATGAAGATGACGAAGAGGAGGATGTTGAAGAACATGGCTTAGATATTGATGAAGAACATGATGTAAGTTCTCATGCTGAAGAAGAACACAATACTTATGCAAAGAAAATACGTGATTACAAATTACTGAGACTcgcaaagaaaattcttaaaccaATTGCCAAAACTGaagagaaaatagaagaaaaaccaACCGAGGaagaaactgataaaaattctaagaaaaaatttcctccatcaaaatattttaaaaattatcacaaaatcgtAAAGCAAGAAAAAATCGAAGACATAGAAGAAAAAGTAATGGAAagcatgaaagaaaaaataatggaaaaaatgaaagaagagatTATGAAAAACATGAAAGAAGAAATGGTAGAAAACCTGAgcaaaaaaatgatggaaaaaatgaaagaagaaatgatTGGAGGCATAGGAGAAAAGTTAGAGGAAATTGACGAAGAAACGGAAGAGATGGatgaaaaaatagaagaaattaatgataatttagatCACGTACCTATTCCACGTAggccaaatattaaatttgcaaatccAAGTTACATTCCAAGAGAGACAGAAACCGGTAAATATCATAAACGAGAAgacacatataaaatatttcataaaatccaCCATAAAAGTCCAATAATCGAGAGAGAAGATATCCGGAAATTATACGACAAGTACCATGTGCATCGTCAGACTAATCTTGAAGAATCTCATCCTAGTCATCCATACATTCCAAAAATCCTTTCTCATGAGGTTGTAAAATATTCTGGTGGAAGGCATCCAGTTCGTCCAGTTCATAAATATGTTGAGCAGACATATTATACAACCGAACAGCCACAGAAAGCCGAAGATGTTGAAAAAGAACATaagtattttcatgaaattcCTGTAAAAGTTGAGCAACAAGAACAATTACAAGAGGAAGATTACAAAccaaaatttccaattaaaactAAATCAGATTCTTTTGGCAATACTCAGAGTCATTCGTACCGTGAGTCTCAAAGATCCAAGCATGTTCGTTACGAATATAAACCTAAAATATCTCTTCCACGAGGTAGATCAAAAATATATCGAAACTACGAGCAGCCCCGCACTAGCAGCTACGCAGTTGAAATTCAGCATTCAAGAAGACATGGAAATGCTAAAAAAGATGCAACTGAAAATTATCGTCTAACTCCTAAAAAAACAGAAGTAGATCGACATGAAAGACAACAAAAGGAAAACGACGAGGAAGATTTTGATTATCTGGAAAGCCAATTATCCTTCACCGAAGAGAGTTTAGCTGGAaaaaaatttggcgataaactgaGAAAAGAATAA
- the LOC129959164 gene encoding uncharacterized protein LOC129959164 gives MSLYSIHGGTTSKANKNFSGHAHRSLKPEGRFSKGHGKHVGEDGRSGKVLIVHEVGEYAGHVISGGHGGGGGHGWLGGGHGGHGGGHGGHGAGHGGHGGGHGGHAGGNGGHGGSGGHGWLGGGHGGQGGGHGGHGGGHGGHGGGHGGHGGSHGGHGGSGGHGWLGGGHGGQGGGHGGHGGGHDGHGGGHGGHGGSGGHGWLGGGHGIGHGGGHGGHGGGHGGHGGHGGHGWLGGGHGGHGGSHGGHGGHGGHGWLGGGHGGHGGSHGGHGGGHGGHGGGHGGHGGGHGDHGGVGGHGWLGGIHGIGHGGGHGGHGGGHGGHGGVGGHGNYGGGLGGSHSGHGGAHGGHGGNNGGGGKVIAVPVINHVPVVKHVPVVKNVKIVKHVPVVQHVPVVQHVAVVAGNGNGIAHGGHGGGIGKGGYGS, from the coding sequence ATGAGTCTTTATTCAATTCATGGAGGGACAACGAGCAAAGCTAACAAGAATTTTAGTGGACATGCTCATAGATCTCTCAAACCAGAAGGCAGATTCAGCAAGGGTCATGGAAAGCATGTTGGTGAGGATGGTAGATCTGGAAAAGTACTCATTGTCCATGAAGTTGGAGAATATGCTGGCCATGTAATATCTGGAGGACACGGAGGTGGTGGTGGTCATGGCTGGCTAGGAGGTGGTCATGGAGGTCATGGAGGAGGTCACGGAGGACATGGAGCAGGCCACGGGGGACATGGAGGAGGCCACGGAGGACATGCAGGAGGTAATGGTGGACATGGAGGCAGTGGTGGTCATGGCTGGTTAGGAGGTGGACATGGAGGACAAGGAGGAGGCCATGGTGGACATGGAGGAGGCCACGGTGGACATGGAGGAGGCCACGGTGGACATGGAGGAAGCCACGGTGGACATGGAGGAAGTGGTGGTCATGGCTGGTTAGGAGGTGGCCATGGAGGACAAGGAGGAGGTCACGGTGGACATGGAGGAGGCCACGATGGACATGGAGGAGGCCACGGTGGACATGGAGGAAGTGGTGGTCATGGATGGTTAGGAGGTGGCCATGGAATAGGTCATGGAGGAGGTCACGGGGGACATGGAGGAGGCCACGGAGGACATGGAGGGCATGGAGGTCATGGTTGGTTAGGAGGTGGTCATGGTGGACATGGAGGAAGTCACGGTGGTCATGGAGGGCATGGAGGTCATGGTTGGTTAGGAGGTGGTCATGGTGGACATGGAGGAAGTCACGGGGGGCATGGAGGAGGTCACGGAGGACATGGAGGAGGTCATGGGGGACATGGAGGAGGCCACGGAGATCATGGAGGTGTTGGTGGTCATGGCTGGTTAGGAGGTATCCATGGAATAGGTCATGGAGGAGGGCACGGAGGACATGGAGGAGGCCACGGAGGTCATGGAGGAGTTGGTGGGCACGGTAATTATGGCGGAGGGCTTGGAGGAAGCCACAGTGGGCATGGAGGTGCTCATGGAGGACATGGAGGAAATAATGGAGGTGGCGGAAAAGTAATCGCTGTACCAGTCATTAACCATGTTCCAGTTGTTAAACATGTTCCagttgttaaaaatgttaaaatagtgaAACACGTTCCTGTTGTGCAGCATGTACCTGTTGTACAGCATGTTGCTGTTGTCGCAGGAAATGGCAATGGTATCGCTCACGGTGGGCATGGTGGCGGAATAGGTAAGGGAGGATATGGAAGTTGA